The following are encoded in a window of Thermococcus alcaliphilus genomic DNA:
- a CDS encoding translation initiation factor IF-2B subunit alpha (eIF-2BA; catalyzes the binding of GTP to IF2), whose translation MLPEEIEELLKEMSEEKIHGASYLAKMGAKAYILLAERFEGEELVEKLKELGVEILNVNPTMASLYNLVRFMPITADPEFIKAKAEEFIKLSEEAKREIGNIGSELIDQNEVIITHSYSSTVFEILKKAKEKGKSFKVILTESEPDYEGLFLAKKLEELEIPFEVITDAQLGLFAKKATLALVGADNITKDGYVFNKAGTYLLALACHDNGVPFYVAAESFKIHPEAKAEDVKITERKFKRNHTIIRNYLFDATPWKYIRGIITELGILVPPKEI comes from the coding sequence ATGCTTCCCGAAGAAATAGAAGAGCTCCTAAAAGAAATGAGTGAAGAAAAAATCCATGGAGCGTCATATCTGGCAAAAATGGGAGCTAAGGCTTACATACTGCTCGCGGAGAGGTTTGAAGGGGAAGAGTTGGTTGAAAAGCTCAAGGAACTCGGAGTTGAAATCCTCAACGTGAACCCCACCATGGCATCCCTATACAATCTGGTGAGGTTCATGCCAATAACCGCAGATCCAGAGTTCATTAAGGCAAAAGCAGAGGAGTTCATAAAGCTGAGTGAAGAGGCAAAGCGAGAAATCGGGAACATTGGAAGTGAGCTGATAGATCAGAATGAAGTAATAATCACTCACTCTTATTCCTCGACAGTTTTTGAGATATTAAAGAAAGCCAAGGAGAAGGGGAAGAGCTTCAAGGTAATCTTAACCGAGAGCGAACCAGATTATGAAGGATTATTCCTTGCCAAAAAGCTTGAAGAACTTGAGATACCTTTTGAGGTTATAACAGACGCTCAGCTAGGACTTTTTGCAAAGAAAGCAACTTTAGCCTTGGTTGGAGCTGACAACATAACCAAAGACGGGTACGTTTTTAACAAAGCAGGAACTTACCTGCTTGCACTTGCCTGCCATGACAATGGAGTTCCCTTCTACGTAGCGGCGGAGAGCTTTAAAATACATCCAGAGGCAAAAGCTGAAGATGTTAAGATTACTGAGAGGAAGTTCAAGAGAAACCACACAATAATAAGGAACTACCTTTTCGATGCAACACCTTGGAAATACATAAGGGGAATAATCACAGAACTCGGCATTCTCGTACCGCCAAAAGAAATTTAA
- a CDS encoding TBP-interacting protein: MKYSELSDRVKGVYSRIRMLDDYHWDIYEDKIVGYHRKSRLPVRIKLAESKEEAEKLSEEKEEYGIDIAVLPDNGTFYIKNGTFILSDRFLKATLMDIHDHIVWGGFKVVERDGKLVQEDFYEYLGGLLVRHLKNNMMNGQDYVFWQFYKCEKCGKYVDIESVPEHLAKHGISVAEKDSEEYEIFELNFLEGKVFNKFGEEVPQSKFAPESQAFLKEMLGEPKAQEE, translated from the coding sequence ATGAAATACAGCGAGCTAAGTGACAGGGTGAAGGGAGTTTACTCAAGAATAAGGATGCTTGATGATTACCATTGGGACATTTATGAAGACAAAATAGTGGGCTACCACAGAAAGAGCAGACTCCCAGTTAGGATAAAACTCGCGGAAAGTAAAGAAGAAGCTGAGAAATTAAGCGAAGAGAAAGAGGAGTATGGGATAGACATTGCAGTTCTTCCCGATAATGGAACTTTTTACATAAAGAACGGCACTTTCATACTTTCGGATAGATTTTTAAAAGCTACGTTAATGGATATTCACGACCATATCGTCTGGGGAGGATTTAAAGTCGTCGAGAGGGATGGAAAGCTCGTTCAAGAAGATTTTTACGAATATCTGGGCGGACTTTTAGTTAGGCATTTGAAGAACAACATGATGAACGGTCAGGATTACGTTTTCTGGCAGTTCTACAAGTGTGAAAAATGTGGAAAATACGTCGATATAGAGAGCGTCCCCGAACATCTAGCTAAACACGGGATTAGTGTTGCAGAAAAAGACAGCGAAGAGTACGAGATATTCGAGCTGAACTTCCTTGAAGGAAAAGTATTCAACAAATTTGGAGAGGAAGTCCCACAAAGCAAGTTTGCCCCAGAATCACAGGCTTTCCTGAAGGAAATGCTTGGTGAGCCAAAAGCTCAAGAAGAGTGA
- a CDS encoding threonine--tRNA ligase: MRMLLIHSDYLEYEVKDKALKKPEEISEEQKKGRLEEVLAAFISVEKVDEQNPKEVVEKAVKEIEDVASQVKTKNIFVYPFAHLSSELGSPDIALKILKEIEEKLKEKGYNVKRAPFGYYKAFKLSCKGHPLAELSRTIIPGEAKKEEEVPEALKKEEELVSYWYILTPEGELIEVDKFDFSGYENLRKFANYEISKSRVATEEPPHVKIMLEQELVDYEEGSDPGNLRYYPKGRLIKSLLENYVTEKVIEYGAMEVETPIMYDFEHPALEKYLNRFPARQYIVKSGDKKFFLRFAACFGQFLIKKDATISYRHLPLRMYELTRYSFRREKRGELSGLRRLRAFTMPDMHTVAKDLQQAMEEFKKQYKLSMEVLKGVGLTPEDYEVAIRFTEDFWNENKDFIVELARIIGKPVLIEMWKQRFFYFILKFEFNFVDNLDKAAALSTVQIDVENAQRFGITYYDENGEEKYPLILHCSPSGAIERVMYAILEKQAKLIKQGKKPMYPLWLSPIQVRVIPVSDKYLDYALYVAGKLEGAKIRADVDDRNERLNKKIREAEKEWIPYIVVVGENEKRMGVITVRKREGGQYEMHIEDLIKEIKQKTEGFPYKPRPLPLLVSMRPRFRG; encoded by the coding sequence ATGAGAATGCTCCTGATACACAGTGACTACCTCGAGTATGAGGTAAAGGATAAAGCCCTAAAAAAACCCGAGGAGATAAGCGAAGAACAGAAAAAAGGCAGGCTTGAAGAGGTTCTTGCTGCCTTTATAAGCGTGGAGAAGGTAGATGAGCAAAACCCGAAGGAAGTTGTTGAAAAGGCTGTTAAAGAGATAGAGGACGTTGCTTCTCAGGTAAAAACAAAGAACATTTTCGTTTATCCCTTCGCCCATCTAAGTAGCGAGCTTGGTTCTCCAGACATTGCATTAAAGATACTCAAGGAGATCGAAGAAAAGCTTAAAGAGAAGGGTTACAACGTTAAGAGAGCACCTTTTGGCTATTACAAGGCATTCAAGCTCAGCTGTAAGGGTCACCCCCTCGCGGAGCTTTCAAGGACAATTATACCGGGTGAAGCAAAGAAGGAGGAAGAGGTACCAGAGGCCCTCAAGAAAGAAGAGGAGCTCGTCAGCTACTGGTACATCCTCACACCAGAGGGAGAGCTCATCGAGGTGGACAAGTTTGACTTCTCTGGCTATGAAAACCTCAGAAAGTTTGCAAACTATGAGATAAGCAAGAGCAGAGTCGCAACGGAAGAACCTCCTCACGTTAAGATAATGCTCGAACAGGAGCTTGTGGACTATGAGGAAGGCAGCGACCCTGGAAACCTCCGCTACTATCCAAAGGGAAGGCTCATAAAGTCCCTTCTTGAGAACTATGTAACGGAAAAGGTTATTGAATATGGAGCAATGGAAGTTGAAACGCCAATTATGTATGACTTCGAGCACCCAGCCCTTGAGAAGTACCTCAACAGATTTCCAGCAAGGCAGTACATAGTAAAAAGCGGTGATAAGAAGTTCTTCCTCAGATTTGCAGCCTGTTTTGGTCAGTTCCTCATAAAGAAGGACGCCACAATCAGCTATCGCCACCTGCCGCTTAGAATGTATGAACTCACGAGGTATTCATTTAGAAGAGAAAAACGCGGTGAGCTCTCTGGCCTGAGAAGGCTTAGGGCATTTACAATGCCCGATATGCACACGGTAGCTAAAGACCTACAGCAGGCAATGGAAGAGTTCAAGAAGCAGTATAAGCTCAGTATGGAAGTCCTCAAGGGAGTTGGATTAACTCCGGAAGATTATGAAGTGGCAATAAGATTCACAGAAGACTTCTGGAATGAAAACAAGGACTTCATAGTAGAGCTCGCAAGGATAATCGGAAAGCCCGTCTTAATCGAGATGTGGAAGCAAAGGTTCTTCTACTTCATCCTCAAGTTCGAGTTCAACTTCGTCGATAACCTCGACAAGGCTGCTGCCCTAAGTACGGTGCAGATAGATGTGGAAAACGCCCAAAGATTTGGAATAACATACTACGACGAGAACGGGGAAGAAAAGTATCCACTAATCCTCCACTGCTCGCCGAGTGGGGCAATAGAGAGAGTGATGTACGCTATACTTGAAAAGCAAGCAAAGCTCATAAAGCAAGGCAAAAAGCCCATGTATCCGCTCTGGCTAAGTCCAATTCAGGTTAGAGTTATCCCCGTTAGCGATAAGTACCTCGATTATGCCCTCTACGTTGCTGGAAAGCTCGAAGGGGCAAAGATAAGAGCCGATGTCGACGATAGAAATGAAAGACTTAACAAAAAGATAAGGGAAGCAGAGAAAGAATGGATACCCTACATAGTTGTCGTCGGTGAAAACGAAAAGAGAATGGGAGTAATCACCGTCAGAAAAAGAGAAGGCGGACAGTATGAGATGCACATTGAAGACTTAATAAAAGAGATAAAGCAGAAAACAGAAGGGTTCCCCTACAAACCAAGGCCATTGCCGCTGCTTGTAAGCATGAGGCCGAGGTTCAGAGGATGA
- a CDS encoding exosome complex RNA-binding protein Csl4, which translates to MDKKEKKRVKDGDIVLPGDYLGVIEEFLPGEGIIEENGELYAARAGRVRINPEKIEISVEPLTDTPPLPQVGDVVIARVIEVKPQAAIVQLLRIEGRKGYREIATSKLAGIHISQVRDGYVESMSNEFKIGDIVRARVLTNEKSPIQLTTKGSDLGVVYALCSSCRTPLVRRGNVLICPKCGRTETRKLSTYYRKLKLE; encoded by the coding sequence ATGGATAAAAAAGAAAAGAAAAGGGTAAAAGATGGAGATATAGTTCTTCCAGGGGATTATCTTGGGGTTATCGAGGAGTTTCTTCCTGGTGAGGGTATAATAGAGGAGAATGGAGAGCTGTATGCGGCAAGAGCTGGAAGAGTAAGGATAAACCCCGAAAAGATTGAAATATCCGTGGAGCCATTAACAGATACTCCACCCCTCCCACAGGTGGGGGATGTTGTAATAGCGAGGGTTATTGAAGTAAAACCACAAGCCGCCATAGTTCAGCTGCTTAGAATTGAGGGTAGAAAGGGGTACAGAGAGATAGCAACGTCAAAACTTGCTGGAATACATATCTCTCAAGTTAGGGATGGATATGTGGAGTCAATGAGCAACGAGTTCAAAATCGGAGACATTGTTAGGGCGAGGGTATTAACGAATGAGAAGAGCCCTATACAGCTCACCACAAAGGGTTCTGATTTGGGAGTAGTCTATGCCCTCTGTTCTTCATGCAGGACTCCTCTAGTGAGGAGGGGAAACGTGCTCATATGTCCAAAATGCGGGAGAACAGAGACAAGAAAGCTTTCAACATACTATAGAAAGCTGAAGCTGGAGTAA
- a CDS encoding DUF2067 family protein yields the protein MKAKKVMVIHVKDDIEKEELMKELQKLELPAFIYVHGKLNSLKINIQGTKDEIREAMQKVRDIHQRVRSRLYPDRRGFYQYNIDDIFREAGTSVSVPILLKTLELLGEKAELRDNRLISSLPWNEIVELTKKLGEALSEVALQTTRQIREVVLPVAIAFELEPEEVLDIALELGVAEYKEDKFKYELIKNKEQALEIMLKKLTGEENED from the coding sequence ATGAAAGCCAAGAAGGTTATGGTTATTCACGTTAAAGATGACATTGAAAAGGAGGAACTCATGAAAGAGCTGCAGAAACTCGAACTTCCCGCCTTTATTTACGTTCATGGCAAATTAAACTCCCTTAAAATAAACATCCAAGGAACCAAGGACGAGATAAGAGAAGCCATGCAGAAGGTCAGGGACATTCATCAGAGGGTACGCTCTCGCTTGTATCCAGACAGGAGGGGATTTTACCAATACAATATTGATGATATCTTCAGAGAAGCTGGAACTAGTGTTTCGGTTCCTATTCTTTTAAAGACCCTTGAGCTTCTTGGGGAAAAGGCTGAGCTTAGGGACAATAGACTTATAAGCTCCCTTCCGTGGAATGAGATTGTAGAACTAACTAAAAAACTCGGGGAAGCATTAAGCGAGGTAGCTTTACAGACCACAAGGCAAATAAGGGAAGTTGTGCTGCCTGTAGCTATAGCTTTTGAACTTGAGCCGGAGGAGGTTTTGGATATAGCCCTTGAACTGGGGGTTGCGGAGTATAAGGAGGATAAATTTAAATATGAACTCATCAAGAATAAGGAGCAAGCCCTGGAGATAATGTTGAAAAAACTAACAGGTGAGGAAAATGAAGATTGA
- a CDS encoding DNA-directed RNA polymerase subunit L, with translation MKIEVIKREENLLEFYLVGEDHTFANLLNEVLHENKHVTFAAYTIEHPVLMARKPRFRVATDGKITPEKALEEAAQKIFDRAKEVLEAWEKAIKE, from the coding sequence ATGAAGATTGAAGTCATAAAGCGTGAAGAGAACCTGCTCGAATTTTATCTTGTGGGGGAAGATCACACATTTGCAAACTTACTCAATGAAGTGCTTCATGAAAACAAACACGTCACATTTGCTGCATACACCATAGAGCACCCAGTTCTCATGGCAAGAAAGCCGAGGTTCAGAGTTGCCACCGATGGAAAAATAACCCCCGAAAAGGCTTTAGAAGAAGCTGCTCAGAAGATCTTTGATAGGGCAAAAGAGGTCCTTGAGGCTTGGGAGAAGGCGATAAAGGAGTAA
- a CDS encoding ribonuclease III family protein, protein MEYSMDFNDKNLSKFGDSLVNFIFSLALSEYLGYPSAGRVPNASLSIALEKAKLLSYVPPRTDKHGRGDIAEAILAYAWLEKKITIDEAVSILKRNFTPDVLHPSRKKEVIGNAFGELLKIIKERLGL, encoded by the coding sequence ATGGAGTATTCCATGGACTTTAACGATAAGAATCTCTCAAAGTTTGGGGATTCGCTTGTTAATTTTATCTTTTCTCTCGCCTTAAGTGAGTACCTTGGCTATCCCAGTGCTGGGAGAGTACCCAATGCATCACTGAGCATTGCCCTTGAGAAGGCCAAGCTCTTAAGTTATGTGCCACCAAGAACAGACAAACACGGAAGAGGTGATATTGCCGAGGCAATTTTAGCCTACGCTTGGCTTGAGAAGAAAATAACCATAGATGAAGCTGTATCAATTCTCAAGCGGAATTTTACTCCAGATGTTCTCCACCCTTCTAGAAAGAAAGAAGTGATTGGCAATGCTTTTGGAGAGCTTTTAAAGATAATAAAAGAGAGACTAGGGCTTTAA
- a CDS encoding sugar phosphate isomerase/epimerase family protein has product MEIGVSVYPHFVNKGKGLPSVLAELKIKDYDFVQIFPHTLGLIKNGQVIEKNLRSIENALRGVGINYTIRMPTSVNLRDSVYYTRHFKVAKAIMDVAIKLGSKIVVMQSGRTGRLDLEIEALQQLAEMAENFGIKIALENTYSVKDTLYVVESVNRENVGFALDLGHAFLSAQGDESRFLEDVKLGTDKTIILMIHDNFGKLFPQVEPEDALAYGVGDLHLMPGEGKIPFGKVLKLFGDVPLLLKVKDPDTFAKLPSKRGLIEILTSI; this is encoded by the coding sequence ATGGAGATAGGAGTAAGTGTTTATCCCCATTTTGTGAACAAAGGGAAGGGTCTGCCCTCAGTTTTGGCAGAGCTGAAGATTAAAGATTATGATTTTGTCCAGATATTCCCCCATACACTTGGCTTAATAAAAAACGGACAGGTAATAGAAAAGAACTTGCGCTCAATAGAAAATGCTCTAAGGGGAGTTGGAATAAACTACACAATTAGAATGCCCACCTCAGTGAATTTGAGAGACAGCGTATACTACACCAGACATTTCAAGGTAGCCAAAGCAATAATGGATGTAGCAATAAAGCTCGGCTCAAAGATAGTGGTCATGCAAAGCGGCCGCACTGGAAGGCTTGATCTAGAGATAGAAGCCCTTCAACAGCTGGCTGAAATGGCAGAGAACTTTGGAATTAAGATTGCCCTCGAAAACACCTACAGCGTTAAAGACACTCTCTATGTTGTTGAAAGCGTTAATAGAGAAAACGTAGGCTTTGCCCTTGATTTAGGGCATGCTTTTTTAAGTGCTCAAGGAGACGAAAGCAGATTCTTGGAAGATGTAAAGCTCGGTACAGATAAGACGATAATCCTTATGATTCACGATAACTTCGGAAAGCTCTTCCCACAGGTAGAGCCAGAGGATGCCCTGGCATACGGCGTTGGAGACCTTCACCTGATGCCTGGAGAAGGAAAAATCCCCTTCGGAAAAGTGCTAAAGCTTTTCGGTGATGTGCCGTTATTGCTCAAAGTCAAAGATCCCGACACTTTCGCAAAGCTTCCCTCAAAGAGGGGATTGATAGAAATCCTCACCAGCATTTAA